The DNA region TACTACAATTTTAAAAATAAAAATATCTTATAAAAAATTTAATAAACTAGAAATTTTTTATACTATATAAATTAATATTTATATATATAATAAAACCCCAATAATTCGGGGTTTTATTATTATAAAATTATAAATTCTAATATATTTTTAAAATAAAAAATTTTAAAATTTATTAAATTATTAAAATACTACATTATAAAATTATATAACAAAAATTTTAATATACAAGATTTTAATTACATATTTTACCGAGGATGGGATTTGAACCCATAAGCTATATAATTTAGCACTATCTCCTCAAGATAGCGTGTTTACCTAATTTCACCACCTCGGCATAATTATTATAGAGTCATATAAAATATAATATTATTTTTAAAATAGTAATTATTTATTTTAATTTACAATAACATTATGAGTATTTAAGTTACATATAACAACACTCAAAAATAAAAAAATTATAACAAAAATTTTTGTCATTCTATCCAACATAGTACTATAACTTATAGAATCTAAAAATGTCATATCATTATTATTATGATTGGAAGAATAAAAACTATTATTTTTTATTGGATTTAACATAATTAAAATAACTAAACATAATGAAATAATAACAAACACTACCAAAGTAATATGATACATAATTATCTCATTAATCCTTTTAAATATTATAATAATTATAAATAAAAATATAAAAATTAGATATATTTACTCTTTTATATTAAATATTTACATATTATAAGTAGAAAATCATTATTTTATATTAATTTAAAATTATAACATATAATATTTCTAAATATTAATTTTGGTGATTATGATTGTTCCAACCAGCTGGATCTCTCACTTTTTTTCGATTCATTAAATCATCAATTTGAACAGAATCAATAGTTTCATATTTCATTAATGCATCTTTCATAGCATGTAAAATATCTAAATTAGAATTTAATAATTTTTTAGCTCTATTATAATTCTTATCAATTAATACCTTCATTTCTTCGTCAATAATACGAGCAGTTTCATTGGATATATATGAAGATTTCGATACTGTATGATTTAAAAATAATTGATTATTTTCATCATCCGTATACAATAAAGGACCTAACTTATCTGAAAAACCCCACTGAGTTATCATATTTCTTGCTAAATTAGTAGCTATTTTAATGTCATTCATTGCTCCAGTGGATACTTTCTTCGAACCATATATTATTTCTTCAGCTAAACGACCTCCATATAAAGTTGATATTTGACTTTCTAATTTTTGTCTACTAATACTTAATATATCAGATTCTGGTAAAAAAAACGTTACACCTAATGCACGACCTCGAGGTACTATAGTTACTTTATGCGCGGGATCATGTTCTGGTACTAATCTTCCTACAATAACATGACCAGATTCATGATATGCAGTAAATTCTTTTTGAATTTCTGTCATTATCATAGATCGTCTTTCCGAACCAATCATCATCCTATCTTTAGCTTTTTCGAAATCTAACATAGAAACTAAATTTTTATTTAATCGAGCAGCATATAATGCAGATTCATTAACTAAATTTGACAAATCAGCACCTGAAAAACCAGGAGTACCTCTTGCAATTACCATAGGATTAACATCAGATGCAATAGGAATATTTTTCATATGTACTTCAAGTATTTTTTCTCGTCCCCGAATATCAGGTAACGGAACAATAACTTGACGATCAAATCGACCTGGACGTAATAAAGCAGAGTCTAAAACATCAGGTCGATTAGTAGCAGCAATTAAAATAATACCTTCATTGCCTTTAAAGCCATCCATTTCAACTAACATTTGATTTAAAGTTTGCTCTCGTTCATCATTACCACCACTAGTAATACTTCCTCTTTGTCGACCTACTGCATCAATTTCATCTATAAAAATAATACAAGGTGCTGATTTTCTAGCATGCTTAAATACATCTCGTACCCTTGAAGCACCTACACCAACAAACATTTCTACAAAATCCGATCCAGACATTGTTAAAAAAGATACTTTAGCTTCTCCTGCAATTGCTTTTGCAAGTAATGTCTTCCCTGTTCCTGGAGGCCCAATCATTAAAATACCTTTTGGAATTTTTCCTCCTAATTTTTGAAATTTTTTAGGTTCTTTCAAATATTCTACTAATTCGCTCACTTCTTCTTTTGCTTCATCACATCCCGCCACATCATTAAAAGTAATATTAATTTGATCTTTTGAAAATATATACGTTTTACTTTTACCAAAAGATGTAGAATTATGATTATGATTATTTTTTACTTGATACATAAAATATAACCATAATCCGATTAATAATACTGTTGGAAACCAAGAAACAAAAACAGAAAACATAATACTATGTTTTTGAGGAGGGTTACTAGATATAATAACATCATTAGCTAATAAACGATTAAGTAATTTAGAATCATATAAAGGAATATAAGTAATATATTTACTGTGGTCTTTTTTTATAATATTAATATAATTTTCATCAATGCATACTTTTTGTACTTCATGTTTATTCACTGCTGATAAAAATGTAGTATAATCAATATTTTGATTATTCATGTTATGCATATTCATACCATACATTATAAATATGAATAATATTAATACTACTAACCAGAAGATAAAATTTTTAGCTATGTCACTCAAGGTATCAACCTCATAATAATTACAGCTATGTTTAAAAAAAAATTAATATAATACTATATTTTTTTTCGTTCCATGGCTAATAAAAATACTTCTCGAGAACGATTTCGAGAAGCATTAGGTTTACATATTTTTACTATATTAAAAAAAGAACGTATATTTTTTAAATAATTTTGAAATCCTTCTCCTTGAAATAATTTAACTAAAAATATACCTTTTTTAGACAGTATACTTTTAGTTATTTCAAATGCTAAATTAGATAAAAAAAATGCACTAGGAATATCAATATAAGATATTCCAGTAATTTTTGGTGACATATCTGACATAACTAAATTAATTTTTTTATGCTTTATATAATTGAATAAAGTATTAAGTATAATTTTATTAGAAATATCACCTTGTAAAAAAAATACTCCTTGAATTTTCTTCATAGAATTAATATCACACGATATAACTGATCCATGTTTACCAACTGCATTAATAGCATACTGAGACCAACTACCAGGAGATGAACCTAAATCAATAACATTCATTCCATGCTTAAACAAATTATATTTTACATGAATATCATGTAATTTAAACCATGATCGAGCACGTAAATGTTGACTATGTGTACTTTTAACATATTGATCATTAAAATGTTCAGATAACCAACGATGTGAACTAATAGAACGTTTTTTCTTCATATAAAATTTTTATAAAATGTGAAATATATTATATATAATAATACTTGAAAATATTTTCTATATATCAATGAAAACTATATTCTATTAAAATATTTAGTTTATAAAAATATTTAATTTTAATTATATTAATAATACTACTTTTTATATTGTCATTAAATATGTTCTATATTTAAAATTTTATAACGTAATTTACCACTTGGAGTATTGACTATTACAATATCTGATATTTTTTGACCAATTAATGCTCTAGATACAGGAGAATCTATTGAAATAAGATTATTTTTGAAATCAGATTCATCATTTCCAACAATACAAAATTTACAAATTTTATTGGTATTTAAATTTAATATTTCTACAGTAGTACCAAATATAACTTTTCCACTAAAATTAATATTTTTTATATCAATCACTTGAGCATAACATAATTTTGATTCAATATCTCGAATTCGACTTTCACAGAATGATTGCTCTTCTCTTGCTGCATGATATTCTGCATTTTCCTTTAAATCACCATGTTTTCGAGCTTCAATGAGTGAAGAAATAATCTTAGGTCTTTTATGATGCTTTAATTCATGTAATTCTTTTTTAAGTTTTCTCATACCATTTACAGTCATTGGAATCTTATACATCACCGTATATCCTTAATAATTTGAATCTATAAAATTCAAAATACATCTAAAATAACTTTAATCAAGAATTATACATATATAATTAAAATTATATATAAAGAATTATTTATATATAATATAAAATTATATTAATCAATGATAAATCATTACTAAAATATTTTATAATTCTTAACATTACAACAAAATGGAAAAATATGAATAATATAGATATCAAATCTTATCTTATGAAACAAATACCATTAGATAAATTATATATAAAAGGTGATAATAATCATATTAAAATTACTGCTATTGGAAAAATATTTCATGGTATGAACAATATTCAAAAACAACAAGTCATATATAAACCTTTAACAAAATATATTATAGAAAAAAAAATTCATGCTATTTCAATAAATACATTTACTTTAGAAGAATGGAATAAAAAAAATATAAATAAGTAAAAATTATTTTCTATAATAATTTAAAAATACAGTATTTAAAATTATAAATATTATAAAGCATATAATTAATAAATTATTTAAAATGATGATTTAAACAATAAATTTTATTTTACTACTATATTTTATAAAATATAATAAAAAATATCTTGTTTATTTTAATTTTAGGAGTATTTATGTACGCAATTATAAAAAATGGTGGTAAACAATATCAGGTTAATGAAGGTAAAACTGTTCGTTTAGAAAAAATAAATCTTCCGACAGGAAAAAATATTGAATTTAATAAAATTTTAATATTCGTAAATAATTCAAATGTTCAAATAGGAAATCCTACCTTATCAAATATTAAAATTATAGGAAATATTACAAACCACGGAAGACATAAAAAAATAAATATCATTAAATTTAATCGTAGAAAACATTATAAAAAAAAACAAGGTCATCGACAATACTTTACTGATGTTAAAATTACAAGTATTAACTCTATTTAAATAATAATTTTGAAATAGGAAATAATTATGGCACAAAAAAAAGCTGGAGGATCAACTCGAAATGGAAGAGATTCACATTCAAAAAGATTAGGTGTGAAACACTTTGGTGGCGAATACATAACATCTGGATCAATCATTATTAGACAAAGAGGAACTAAGTTTCATCCTGGAAACAATGTAAAATTAGGAAAAGATCACACGATATTTGCAATAAAAGACGGAAAAGTTCAATTTTTAAAAAAAGGATTAAAAAATCGCATGTATGTCAATATTATTATTTAATAAATAAGAAAATATTAATATATTTTATTTTACACACTTAACATCCCAAATTATATAAACTTTAATAAATATATATTATCATAATAAAATATATATTACCGAGTAATAATCATGTGAAAGTACTATTTTATTGTTTAATAGTTATATAAAAAATGATTATGAGAAAATATTATGAAGTTTATTGATGAAGTACAAATTCAAGTAACTGCAGGTAATGGAGGTGATGGATGTATTCATTTTAGAAGAGAAAAATATATACCTAAAGGAGGACCAGATGGAGGAGATGGGGGTAATGGAGGTAATGTTTGGATAAAAACTGACCCAAATTTAAACACTTTATCTGATTACAAATTTAAAAAATATTTTATAGCTGGCCATGGTCAATCAGGAAAAGGAAAAAATAAATCAGGGAAAAAAGGATTAGATATCTTTATTAAAGTTCCAATTGGAACAAGAATTATAAATTGTCATACTAAAGAAAAAATTTGTGATTTAAATAATAAAGAAGATATGATATTAATTGTAAAAGGAGGATGGAAAGGTATAGGAAATTCGAAATTTAAATCTTCAACTAATCGTACTCCTCACCAAAAAACTACTGGGAAAAAAGGCGAAACATGTCTTATAATATTACAATTAATTTTAATTGCAGATGTTGGAATAGTAGGTTTACCAAATTCTGGAAAATCAACATTAGTTCGATCTATGTCAAAAGCAAAACCAAAAATAGGAGCATATCCTTTTACAACTTTAATACCCTGTCTAGGTACTGTACAAATAAATAGTAAAGAAAGTTTTGTTATTGCAGATATTCCTGGATTAATACAAGGAGCTTCTCAAGGATTAGGGTTAGGTATACAATTTTTAAAACATTTAGAAAAATGTCACATATTATTACATATAGTAGATTTATTACCAAGTATAAAAATTATTTTTCACAATATTAAAATTATAGAAACAGAACTAAAACAATATAACAAACAATTATATAATAAAACAAGATGGTTAATATTTAATAAAATCGATTCCTTAAATACACAAGAAATAAAAGAAAAAACAGAAATAATATTAAAAACAATTAAAAAAAAAAAAATATTTTTTATTTCAGCACTTAAAAAATATGGAACAAAAATAATATATTACAATTTATCGCAATATTTAAAAAAAAAAATTAAATAATATATAATTTAAAATCCGGATATTTAAATACTCCGGATTATACATAATAATAATAAAATAAAATTAAAAATTATTAAATTATCGTTTTGAAAATTGTGGTTTTTTTCTAGCCTTTCGAAGTCCAACTTTTTTCCTTTCTACTTTTCGAGCATCTCGAGTAACAAATCCTGCTTTTCGTAATTCACTTCGAAATGAAGAATCATGCTGAATTAAAGCTCGAGTAATACCTTGACGAATTGCTCCAGATTGACCAGAAATTCCACCTCCTTTAACTGTAATATAGAGATTTACTTTATTTAACATATCTGTTAACTGCAATGGATGTAAAATAACCATACGTAATGTTGCACGAGGAAAATATTCTAATAAAGACCTTTTATTAATGATGATATTTCCTGTACCTTTTTTTAAAAAAATACGAGCAGACGAACTTTTACGACGACCAGTAGCATAATTTTGAACATCAATCATAATAATTATATCCAAAAAAAATTAAATATTTAAAAATTTAGGATTTTGTGCTATATGATTATGAGAATCAGAAGCATAAACCTTTAATTTACGAAAAATAGAACGACCTAAAGATCCTTTTGGTAACATACCACGTACTGCAATTTCAATAACTCTTTCAGGATATTTTATAATCATATCTTGAAAAGATATTTTTTTAATCCCTCCAATATAACCAGTATGTCGATAATAAAATTTATTTATTTTTTTTTTTCCAGTTACTATAATTTTTGAAGCATTTAACACAATAATATAATCTCCTACATCAATATGAGGAGTATATTCTATTTTATGTTTACCTCGTAAATAATGAGATATTTGAGCACAAAATCGACCTAAAATTTTTTCTGTTGCATCAACATAATACCAAGTTTTTTGTACATCATTAGCATTTATAGAAATACTTTTCATTAACATCACCTAAAATTTATATAATAACTCAATAATTCATGAAAATAGAATATTTTTAAAACAAATTTTATAAAATGATTAATATTTTAAATTATTATTTTAAAAAATAAATTAATTTCAATAATTGCTATCCATAGTATATCAAAATAAAAATATACTAAAAACAAAATAAATATGTTTTAGATATATTAAAATAATATCAAAATTTTTAAATATCACCAATAATTATTTAATGTATCTTATCTAATATCATGGATATAAAAATATGAATCATAAAAAAAAATTATTAGAATTACGAAATTACATTAATTATATCGATAAAAAAATACTTATATTATTATCTAATAGAAAAAAAATAACTATAAAAATTATAAAAGAAAAAATAATAAATAATATACCTATACAAGATAAAAAACGAGAAAAAGAAATATTAAAAAAACTTTTTCATATGGGGAAAAAATATTTTTTATCTCAAAACTACATTGAAAAAATATTCAAAAATATCATTCAAGAATCTGTAATAACACAAAAAAAAATTAAAAATCAATATATGACTAAGAATATTTTTAAAATACCTCAATTTTCTATTCTTGGTCCACAAGGATCATACTCACATATTGCAATGATAAAATATGCTAAAAAAAAATTCAAATATTTCAATATAAAAACATATTTAAGATTTCAAAAAATATTTCAATCAATTAACAATAAAACATCAAATTTTGCTATAATTCCTATTGAAAATACTTATTCCGGATTTATTCATGAAACATATAATTTATTATGTTTAAGTAAACTACATATTATTGATGAACTTAATATACCAATTCAACATTATTTCATGACAAATCAATTTACTGATTTGAAAAATATAAAAATTATTTATAGTCATCCTCAACCATTTGAACAATGTAGTAAATTTATAAAAAAATTTAATCATTTAACAATAAAATATACCAATAGTACTTCAGATGCTATAAAAAAAATTATTCAAAATCACAACATCTATTCTTCTGCTATAGGAAATAAAGAAAATATAAAAATTTATAAACTAAAAGAAATTAAAAAAAATATCACAAATCAAATACATAACAGTACTCGATTTTTGGTATTAAAAAATAAAAATATTGAAAAATTTAAAACTGATATTTCTAAAATTATATGTATTATAAATATAAATAAAAAAATAGAATTAATAAATCAAATACTATTCATTTTTAATACAAACCAACTCAATATATTAAAAATAGAACTTAAATCAAATAATCATAACAACATGCTAGAAAATACTATATATATAGAAATTCAAACATACTTATCATTAGATAACATGTTAAAAATATTTACTAAATTTAAAAAACAAAAAATATTATTTAAAATCTTAGGATATTGTTTATAAACAATATTATCTAAAAAATTTCAATATCAAAAGTAAAACCACCAAAATAGTACCTTCAATAGATAATAAAGATATTAATATTATTATATAACAATCTATTTAAAAACAACTATCAAAATATTTTAAAATAAATAATATAAAAACTATATAATATATACCAAAACTGATTAATAAATCATATATTATTATTTATAATAATCATTATAGATATATAAAAATAAGATTATAAAATATTAATTATAGTGTAATTGTAAAAACTGTTACATTAAAATAAATATCATATTAAATATCTATAAACACTATAACCTTCTCAATCGTTAATATATTCTTATATTAGTCAATAAAATATATAAATATTACATATATTAAAAATAAAAATTGTATTAAATATGATACAATATTATTTTCAATTAAAACATATATATTAATAATTAAATTATTTTAAAATAAAATAATCATATATTTATTTATAGAAATCACAATAAACGACATAATTTTATATTAAATTTAATGTACAAAAATAAAAATAATTATTTAACTTTTATTAAAATGGATTGTTGATACATTCTATAATTACAAAAAAAATAATTAATGTAATTAAAATTAAATATCTTCCAAATGTTAAATATGATATTACTTAAATAAAATAATAATTTTATATTTATATTAAGAATATTAATAAATGATATTACTTAAATTAATAAAAATTTTTAATACTAGAATAAATTGAAAATTTTAGAATATCAATATAAATAATGTATTATTACCTGAAATATAAACATATTATTAAATTATAAATTTATAAATATAATATTATTTATTAATTATATAAAAAATAAAAAAATAATATATTTCATTTCAATGCTTTAAAATTACAAATATAATATATACAATTTTAAACATGATAAAAATTACATATTAAACAATATTTACATATTTTAAAATATATTTAATAAAATATTTTATAAAAATAAAAATAAAATTTATTTTATAAAATTATAAAAATATTACATAATATTAAAATCATAAAATATT from Buchnera aphidicola (Phyllaphis fagi) includes:
- the secG gene encoding preprotein translocase subunit SecG; amino-acid sequence: MYHITLVVFVIISLCLVILIMLNPIKNNSFYSSNHNNNDMTFLDSISYSTMLDRMTKIFVIIFLFLSVVICNLNTHNVIVN
- the ftsH gene encoding ATP-dependent zinc metalloprotease FtsH, producing MSDIAKNFIFWLVVLILFIFIMYGMNMHNMNNQNIDYTTFLSAVNKHEVQKVCIDENYINIIKKDHSKYITYIPLYDSKLLNRLLANDVIISSNPPQKHSIMFSVFVSWFPTVLLIGLWLYFMYQVKNNHNHNSTSFGKSKTYIFSKDQINITFNDVAGCDEAKEEVSELVEYLKEPKKFQKLGGKIPKGILMIGPPGTGKTLLAKAIAGEAKVSFLTMSGSDFVEMFVGVGASRVRDVFKHARKSAPCIIFIDEIDAVGRQRGSITSGGNDEREQTLNQMLVEMDGFKGNEGIILIAATNRPDVLDSALLRPGRFDRQVIVPLPDIRGREKILEVHMKNIPIASDVNPMVIARGTPGFSGADLSNLVNESALYAARLNKNLVSMLDFEKAKDRMMIGSERRSMIMTEIQKEFTAYHESGHVIVGRLVPEHDPAHKVTIVPRGRALGVTFFLPESDILSISRQKLESQISTLYGGRLAEEIIYGSKKVSTGAMNDIKIATNLARNMITQWGFSDKLGPLLYTDDENNQLFLNHTVSKSSYISNETARIIDEEMKVLIDKNYNRAKKLLNSNLDILHAMKDALMKYETIDSVQIDDLMNRKKVRDPAGWNNHNHQN
- the rlmE gene encoding 23S rRNA (uridine(2552)-2'-O)-methyltransferase RlmE, whose product is MKKKRSISSHRWLSEHFNDQYVKSTHSQHLRARSWFKLHDIHVKYNLFKHGMNVIDLGSSPGSWSQYAINAVGKHGSVISCDINSMKKIQGVFFLQGDISNKIILNTLFNYIKHKKINLVMSDMSPKITGISYIDIPSAFFLSNLAFEITKSILSKKGIFLVKLFQGEGFQNYLKNIRSFFNIVKICKPNASRNRSREVFLLAMERKKI
- the greA gene encoding transcription elongation factor GreA — its product is MMYKIPMTVNGMRKLKKELHELKHHKRPKIISSLIEARKHGDLKENAEYHAAREEQSFCESRIRDIESKLCYAQVIDIKNINFSGKVIFGTTVEILNLNTNKICKFCIVGNDESDFKNNLISIDSPVSRALIGQKISDIVIVNTPSGKLRYKILNIEHI
- a CDS encoding BolA family protein; the encoded protein is MNNIDIKSYLMKQIPLDKLYIKGDNNHIKITAIGKIFHGMNNIQKQQVIYKPLTKYIIEKKIHAISINTFTLEEWNKKNINK
- the rplU gene encoding 50S ribosomal protein L21; this translates as MYAIIKNGGKQYQVNEGKTVRLEKINLPTGKNIEFNKILIFVNNSNVQIGNPTLSNIKIIGNITNHGRHKKINIIKFNRRKHYKKKQGHRQYFTDVKITSINSI
- the rpmA gene encoding 50S ribosomal protein L27, which translates into the protein MAQKKAGGSTRNGRDSHSKRLGVKHFGGEYITSGSIIIRQRGTKFHPGNNVKLGKDHTIFAIKDGKVQFLKKGLKNRMYVNIII
- the cgtA gene encoding Obg family GTPase CgtA, with product MKFIDEVQIQVTAGNGGDGCIHFRREKYIPKGGPDGGDGGNGGNVWIKTDPNLNTLSDYKFKKYFIAGHGQSGKGKNKSGKKGLDIFIKVPIGTRIINCHTKEKICDLNNKEDMILIVKGGWKGIGNSKFKSSTNRTPHQKTTGKKGETCLIILQLILIADVGIVGLPNSGKSTLVRSMSKAKPKIGAYPFTTLIPCLGTVQINSKESFVIADIPGLIQGASQGLGLGIQFLKHLEKCHILLHIVDLLPSIKIIFHNIKIIETELKQYNKQLYNKTRWLIFNKIDSLNTQEIKEKTEIILKTIKKKKIFFISALKKYGTKIIYYNLSQYLKKKIK
- the rpsI gene encoding 30S ribosomal protein S9, whose protein sequence is MIDVQNYATGRRKSSSARIFLKKGTGNIIINKRSLLEYFPRATLRMVILHPLQLTDMLNKVNLYITVKGGGISGQSGAIRQGITRALIQHDSSFRSELRKAGFVTRDARKVERKKVGLRKARKKPQFSKR
- the rplM gene encoding 50S ribosomal protein L13, whose amino-acid sequence is MKSISINANDVQKTWYYVDATEKILGRFCAQISHYLRGKHKIEYTPHIDVGDYIIVLNASKIIVTGKKKINKFYYRHTGYIGGIKKISFQDMIIKYPERVIEIAVRGMLPKGSLGRSIFRKLKVYASDSHNHIAQNPKFLNI
- a CDS encoding chorismate mutase, with translation MNHKKKLLELRNYINYIDKKILILLSNRKKITIKIIKEKIINNIPIQDKKREKEILKKLFHMGKKYFLSQNYIEKIFKNIIQESVITQKKIKNQYMTKNIFKIPQFSILGPQGSYSHIAMIKYAKKKFKYFNIKTYLRFQKIFQSINNKTSNFAIIPIENTYSGFIHETYNLLCLSKLHIIDELNIPIQHYFMTNQFTDLKNIKIIYSHPQPFEQCSKFIKKFNHLTIKYTNSTSDAIKKIIQNHNIYSSAIGNKENIKIYKLKEIKKNITNQIHNSTRFLVLKNKNIEKFKTDISKIICIININKKIELINQILFIFNTNQLNILKIELKSNNHNNMLENTIYIEIQTYLSLDNMLKIFTKFKKQKILFKILGYCL